The Neofelis nebulosa isolate mNeoNeb1 chromosome 1, mNeoNeb1.pri, whole genome shotgun sequence sequence gtgtgtgtgtatacatacatatatatacacacacaatttgtatatatatacacacacacatagacataaaattgttatacatacatatgtatgtatacatatatatatcttatttccAAAAGAAGTCAGCTTTGAATACATCACACTCGTAGTCCTAGAGAATTCCACCAACTCATCAAAATCACCTGCTCTGCTCCGACAGGACCTAACCCAAGGGCAGCAGCGCTATTTTTACAGCATCATGAGGATTTACAATTCCAGGCCCCAGTGGGAGGCCCTGCAGAACCGCTATATTCACAGCCTTCGGCACCAGCAGCTGCTTGGTGAGTTTTAACTACCTGACCCAAACCAGGCACCTTAGGGAGGGACTCGTGTGCTGCAGCCAGAAGTCAAGTTTCCAGATAAATAATTCAAGTAGAATGGCCTCCTCTGCCAGTGTGCTATTTTATAACATGGCTGGCAGGCcatgtttaaaaatgattatcCCTGACAATACTAAGCAAGGCTTTATGGGTAAATTAAGAGGGCTTCAAGAAATCAGAGTATGGATTGCCATAAAATGTCAACAACTGTCTGAGATTTACAGGCACTTGATCTAGTCGAGATGGCAATGGGCTTAGGCAGATGGTCTAGGCTCAAACCACAGGTCAGCCGCTTGCTGGATGTGCGAATTCAGAGGCTTGGTTTACTCACAACAATAACAGTTACATTTCGTGAGCATTTCCCACGCTAGAGACCTTGTGCTAGGAGCTCTACAcgtataatatgtaatattatatattatacattttctcCCCAGTTCACAGCAGTGGGGAACTGCAGCTCAGACACGTTATACAACTTGCTCAAGTCGTAGAGTGAATATCAGGGCCGTCGCCTGCACAGATCATGCATTTTCACGCCCATGCTCTGACATCTCTCTTCTTCTAGCAACCTCATGGGATTTTATGAAGCACAAATGAAATGATGGTTGCAAAAGATCTTCACAGACTTTAAGCAACCTTGTGAAAGATGTGACTGTCATTGAGTCTCTTTTCTTCTAGCAAATGTCTTCGGTCTCCAGCTGGCCTCTGTCACTGGAAGAGCTTTCTTTTTCTAAGCAGCTCACTTAACATTAGCACATCAACCTTATATTGTTGTTCCTGCGTTTGCATAAAAGACACGGTTTTTGCAAATGGTTGAATAACAAGAACAGTAACAATAGGTATCTGTTATCAGGCCTTCCTATCTGCCAGGGACAGTTCTGAGCACTTTGCAAATGTTGTCTTACTGGAAACTCAGTCACCTCCATCCAAAGGTAGGTGCTTTTATAACCCAcattttgcagaaaagaaaattgagaggTGAATAAGTTAAATCACTTGGCCAGGATCATGTGACCGGTAACTGGCAGAGCTCGATGCAGCCTGCTCAGGATTGCCTGGAGTCTTGCAGAAGCATCATCTACTAGCTTTGTTCGTAGAGTAAAATTGCATAGAGGCCAAGGAAACCCGAGCAGAGACATTCAGTGTTTAGTGCGCATAAGATCTACCTGCGTGAGCTATCAAAATGCAGATTTCCCGACCTAACTCTCTGAGTTTCTGATTAGGAAAGTCTTTGGCATAGAGccagaaatctgaattttcaaAAAGCGTTATTAAATGTGGCCTCAGCCTGATGATTGTGTCGTGGGTGGTCTGCAGCCTACACTCTAAAAACACTGACAGAGATTCAATATATCAGTTTCTGGCTTgaggaaaattttgaaaatgaagatatgCAGGTCAGGCTCAGATGACTCATGGTCCAAGTCCCTCCCCAACTGATTTGTCACGTTGATCAATGaccatgtattttttaacttaactGAATGAGCAATGCAAAAGAAGTACACTGCCTGTCTTCAAAGATCCTACAACCTGGGTGTGTTAAACACAATGGTTTCTACCGTGCAGAGTAGAGGAAATTTTATGGATTCATCAACATTTGCAAggttgtttgcttatttgttttgtaagATTGTTGACTTTGaactttctctcatttctctcccCTTAGGCCACATTACTCAACAGGAAGCTTTGGCTTGTGCTGCTGTGCTTAGAGATTCAACCAAGAGAGCCTCAGCTAAGGTAGCTCCCCAAAGATCCATCTCCCAGAAGCCTTCAGCCATGACAAGAACAGGGCCGTCAGCACTACCTGTGGTTCAACGCAGGGCTAAAAGTGCAGGGCTTGGCTACCTCAGAAACTGAGGTTTTGCACAAGCTCTGAAACAGGTGCTTTGCCCATGTACCCCGACATCTAGTGGGTGCTCAGTACCTATTTGGTGAatgagaatgggaaaaaaaagtaacttctAACACAAACCCCATACCTAGGAATaatctctctcccactcacataaATTTTACCAGCAAGAACAAGTAGAAGGGTTTAAGAGCAGTGGAGCTAAACGTAAACAAGCCTTTTACTCCTCATATAATGTGTAGAGTGAAATGACTTCTGAAGCTTTCCAAATAAAAGCTGCCTTTGAATTAGAACCTTCCAGAGAAATCCCAAGAACCGTGAAAGGGAAAAGTCATCACAGGGCGCCGGGTGCCTGGTCCCTGGGTGACTGCTGAAGCCACCCACTGCAGATTCGGAAAATACACAAACCAATACTGAGTTAACAGTGAGCATGCGGGGTGGGTTTGCAGAGCCTATCATCTCAGTAGAAACTGGGCTGTGTATTTCCAtatcctccttcctctcttctttcccatcGAGCAGTAACATTTAATTTGGCCCCAAATCTTCTGGGTCTTGCCTGACTCAATccctttgtgtcatcttgaaacTTGGACTTACCAACTTGCCACAGCTGGGTTCATCTACGGAGCTGGAGTTGATCATGACACAGGCAAAAGAATACGTGCACGCATCTTTTCCTGGCAGCTGAAGAAACACTCtcagcagaagaagaaagagccCCCAAAGAACTGGTCTCAAGTCTAAGCTTTCCGTGGCCTCACTGGTTTTAAGCGAGCACCCAAGACCAGAcgaataagcaaaacaaaacaaaaacaaaaaggagataaCAATGAATCAAAACAACATACAGTGGTACAGTGTTATATGCGTTACATTTAATTGTTATTTTCAtcactagtgattttttttttctgtgtggaaAGTTAGACACCAGTGCTcacataaagtaaaaaatttaaaaatgcctttaCTTCATCTTTATGCTAAATGTTcaacctccctccctcatttAAATCGGCCAATGACTTTGTCATGCCTGTAAAAGGAGTTGCTTGAGATGGAATTATAGACTTGTTTGACGAGGGAAATGCTGACAGTGATCTGGAAGGAAGATGCTGTAccattagaagaaagaaaaaaataatctcatcGATGATGATGATTATGTTCTCTCTGCAACCATTCGTAAAGAATAAAGAAGTTTCTTGACCTCTGCAAATCCTGGCCCTGACTCATGTACTCTGTGTAGCTTTCCAGTTCTAAGTTAAGAATCATTAGATAggcttaaaagaagaaaaataaatgaaaatataataagcTATAGAGTAGCCCTCTTAAGGGACTGAAGTACGTGATAGATTTAACTTGACCTATACTAGCTTTCCCACTGCTTCCAAAATGGGCCTTTTATCCCGATGAACTTCTTGCAcgcactttttaaaattgaagtatggttgacgcacaatgttacattagtttcaggtgtacaacatagtgattcaacaactctaagTGTTATGTTATGCATGCACTTTtatcttagacttttttttttttgatgggcaTGAATATTTGCTGTGTAAGCCTTTGCTAGTGATGCAGAATATTAAGGAGGCCACTTAGGATTCTGAGCAGCATCCCTTGCGTCAAAAATCTCAGAAGCACCTTGTTTCCAATAGAGGCTTCTAAGAGCTAATTGGTAAGTGAATGTCACAGGCccataaaaaaaaggacaaatctAAGTCAGTGGAGAAGGTCCCACTTGCTGGCTCTCCCTTCTGAGAAAATAATGCCCTCCCAGTTGAGCCCCACCCCAAAGGCCTATGAGGAATATGACCGATTACGGAGCTAGATGAAAGGTGCTCATTGAGAGAATcctgagaaagacagacaaaggggaacagaggataaTCTGTAACACCACAGTCTGCTTATCTATTCACTAGTTGATGAACATCTGGATTGTTTCTAGCTTtggactattacaaataaaactgctataaatattttaatataggggcgcctgggtggctcagtcagttaagcatctgacttcggctcaggtcatgatcccatggttggtgggttcgagtcccacatcgggctctgtgctgacagctcagagcccggaacctgattcggattctgtctccctctctctctgcccctcccctgcttgtactctttctttctctctctctctctcaaaaaaaaaaaaaattaatgtgagcTTTCGTGTacacataagtttttatttctcttggatagaTATCCAGAAGTatgattactgggtcatatggtagatTTAGATTTAACTCTATACACTACTGTCAGAGTGTTTTCCCAAGTGATCatcccattttgcattcccactagcaattaTAAAAGTTCACGTTGCGCCACATCCTTGCAATGTcagacattttactttttttatattctagtggCTGTGGCTGCTGGATGAAGATATTATCTATCACTGTTAAGTACAGACCTCCTTATTAGGAACCATAGCAAATTCCAGGGAAGGAGTTCACGATAGACAAGGAGGTGGTGACGGCAATAATCTTGGAGATTCGATAGAAGAAATCTCAACGTTTAGCAGTCAACATTGATTAAGCAACTGTCCAGCTATTTTTTAGGGCAGCAAAGACTTGGAGgaggtgaggaagaagaaaaggaagcaaccCCTGTAGGAAGAACTATCCCTGGTTCAAACTGCTTAAACACACGATACTGGGTTCAGTGTTTCCTCAgtaccttctctcttttccttgtttATGTTGCTCTTCAGGTTCAGCAACCAacactccaccaccaccaccacgatCTTTATGCACTGTATTAGTTACTACTGAATAAAAACAATCATACTAAAACACAGTGACTTCAACAAGATTTACTCTCTCAGTTTCTGTGGTCAGGAATCTGGGCAAGACTTAGTTGGGGCTTCTGGTTCAGGGTCTCCCAAAGATTAcagtcaaggtgtcagctgagGTTGTGGTCTTACGTCAAGATTCAACCAGGGAAGGATCCACTGGCTATGGTCTAGAGGCTCCCCTCAGTTCCCTGTCACATAGGTCTCTCAATAAGGCAGAAATGGCAATAAGCCACAATAAATCACAAATGGCAACATGTTTCAtcagagttaaaaaacaaaagagcatgagagggggtAGAACATGGAAGTCACAGTCTTTTATAACCTACTCTTGGAAGTGACATCCCCTCACCTTTGCTATATTCTACTCATTTGAAACAAGTCACTAGGTTCAGTCCACACACAAGAGTAGCAGATTACACAAGGGCATGAATACCACAAGGTGGGACCACTGACAGCCATTGCAGAAGCTATCTACCAAAGCCAGCACTAGGGTGAGGTGAGTGAGGTACCTAGGGTGCAAAATAGAAGGAAAcactctttaataaaaataaaaataaaaacaaataaaaagtttattaattcattttgaggggttggaggggcagagagagacagagaatcccaaggaatcGCCTCCCCGCTGAGAGCACGAAGCCGGACGCatggctcgatctcacaaaccttgagatcctgacctgagccaaaatcaagaggtggccatttaactgacagaaccacccaggcaccccagaaacactTAATCTTACATGACCCCAAGAGTGAATCCCAGACAATTGCCCCCCAGAGACCAATCCAACTTTAGTCTTCACCCTGCTGCCTTCCACATGCACTCAGTACCTTTATGCGAGATTCTGACAGGGCTCCCTGCCTAGACACCCAGTCTGAGTGTGTTTTCTCGAACTACTGCCCTGTGCTGCATACTTTTTTCTTGCCATGACCCTCTCTTGAAACTTAGCTGATTTGTGTTCCAATATTCCAGCATGCTGTTAAGGAAAAATTGATTTCAGATAAGCCTGAGACATTTAATAATTACCTACTTAAATGTTATCTCTAGATGTAGAGCACTATTTATCAAAATACAATTCATATACCAGACTCACTTAGGATGCTTAAGGAAAATATAAGTTCCTGGCTCCCATCTTCGACCCAGTGAATCAGAATCAGAGAGGTAGCATTCTAGGTGCTTCTTATGTTTACTAAAGTATGATAGCATGTAAGAAGGGACTTCAATAGCCAGAAGGCTTTAGCCTTAATAAACTGAATTTCTGTTTGGCAAGTCTGGCAAAGATTTAGGACCAAGGACTGCATGATAATAAGAGTGGCTTTTGGGATAGAGAAAGATTCTCCATACTAACCTTCAataaatcacataaataaaatgccaATTATTCTCATTCAAAGCCAGACCAATGGCATAGTATAACAGTACTTTCTACTAAAATGATTTATGGTTCCTAGATTTGGTATTACGAAATATGCATTACCATTCCACCAAAGCGAATCCTGACTTGGTTTTCCCTCCCATTTCCTATTGTGACGAAGGCCATAGGAACAGGGCCAAGAGTTCCTGCACCTTTTCAATTAAAATGAGTTGCTAATTGCATCAGTGCTTGTAGAGGAAACCATTATATTGGCCTCATTGACTCTGCCTTACCCCTTAAATTACAGTCCTGTTGCCTGAAATGTAATCAATCCCTATGTTCGAAATCAATCCCTTGTCTGCCTCCAGAGAACTGTCgctcatttttctccacattagGGCTACCATACTGTACCAGTTACACAACGGGTCCAGTCAGGTCAGAAGTAGAGGAAATCCCCGTAGCTATTGGAAATCACAGCTTAGGAGCAGGGTCAGAGGCTTTACCCAATTGTAACTAAGCCAAACATTCAGCTATATGGTGTGAGTTCCAGCATCCTCCAGGCCCATGGGGCGTGGTTCTCTGAGGGGAAATGAGTACCTGTTTACAAACAGAGGGTTCTAGAGAAAGACACCTTCCaccttgaaaataatataatgagcCCAGAAACATGATCAAGATGGCTTGACAAAGTATCATAGAAAGCCAGTGGCGTTTCAGAAGCCCGGCTTtgttgaaggagaaaaaataaataaataaataccactgTAAATATATTACCTATTTAAATTCTATAAGTGATTACAGTATGTGCTGCAttgtatatttatgtaaataaggAAGATCAGAAGGCAAAGTCCCATAAGTCCAGGGTTCTGTTTGAGACACAAGGTTGGAAAGGAAGGGGttgtggagagagggagggacagctgCCGAGAGGTCAGATGGTGTGCTAAAGGCTGGGAAAAGGTGCAAAATGTGCCTCCATTTCCTAACTGAAGGGCCAGCTTTTTGCTGAGAGATACGTCAAATGGATTGTGACCAAGATCATGGAAATGGTGGTCAAGAAACACATGAAACCAGACCAAGAGTTAATTAAGATCAAAAAGGTCTATGTATAATCTATGTAAGTTAAACGAGCTTTAATTTTGGTAAGAAAAGGTCAGGTGTTAAAACTCAAGGTATCAGGTTCCTTCCTATGAAACAGGAGA is a genomic window containing:
- the FAM216B gene encoding protein FAM216B isoform X2, translating into MGEKRKRQQKLGNVPRIPCIRVPSSALETSLLKDLTQGQQRYFYSIMRIYNSRPQWEALQNRYIHSLRHQQLLGHITQQEALACAAVLRDSTKRASAKLGSSTELELIMTQAKEYVHASFPGS
- the FAM216B gene encoding protein FAM216B isoform X1, coding for MGEKRKRQQKLGNVPRIPCIRVPSSALETSLLKDLTQGQQRYFYSIMRIYNSRPQWEALQNRYIHSLRHQQLLGHITQQEALACAAVLRDSTKRASAKVAPQRSISQKPSAMTRTGPSALPVVQRRAKSAGLGYLRN